The DNA window CTACACCCACGTGACCGGTCGGAAGCCGTGAACGGAGATCGGTCGGCGGGCGGCGGGCCCCGTCCTCGACGCCGGTCTCGACCGTTTAATACGCCGGGCGGCGTTCGGAGGGACAATGGGAAACGCGGACCTACGCGACCTCGCGTCGATACGGGAGGTCGCCTTCGAGGAACTGGAGGGGAGCGTCGTCGCCGTCGACGCGCACAACTGGCTGTACCGCTACCTCACGACGACGGTGAAGTGGACGAACGACGCCGCCTACACGACCCCCGACGGGACCGAGGTCGCCAACCTGATCGGGGTCGTCCAGGGGCTCCCGAAGTTCTTCGAACACGACCTGACGCCGGTGATGGTGTTCGACGGCGAGGTGACCGAGATGAAGGCCGACGAGGTGGCCGACCGCCGGGAGAAACGTGAGCGCGCCGAAAAGCGGCAGGCGGCCGCGGCCGAGCGCGGCGACGCCGTCGAGGCCGCCCGCCTCTCCGCGCGGACCCAGCGGCTCACCGACACGATCCAGGAGACGACCCGGGAGCTGTTCGCGCTGCTCGACGTGCCGGTCGTCGAGGCCCCCGCCGAGGGGGAGGCGCAGTGCGCCCACATGGCCGCGACGGGGAGCGTCGACCACGCCGGCAGCGAGGACTACGACACCCTGCTGTTCGGCGCGCCGACGACGCTCCGGCAGCTGACGAGCAAGGGCGACCCGGAGCTGATGGACCTGGAGGCGACGCTCGCGGACCTGGAACTCGACCGCGAGGGGCTCGTCGACGTCGCCATGCTGTGTGGCACCGACTTCAACGAGGGCGTCCGCGGGATCGGGCCGAAGACGGCGGTGTCGGCGGTGCGCGAACATGGCGACCTGTGGGCCGTCCTCGAGGCGCGCGACGCCTCGATCCCGAACGCCGAGGCGGTCCGCGAGTTCCTCCTCGACCCGCCCGTCTCGGACGCCGACTTCGATCCGGCGATCGAACCGGACGTCGAGGCCGCGCGGGCGTACGTCGTCGACGAGTGGGGGGTCGACGCCGACGAGGTCGCCCGCGGGTTCGAGCGCATCCGGGAGTCGCAGGTCCAGACCGGGCTCGACCGCTGGACGTGAGATCGGGCTCGATGACGGGGTGAGACCGGGCTCGATCGGGCGTGGCGTGATCGGACTCGCCTCCCCGCGTCACCCTCGCGACCACGTTTCCGTCGCACCGCGTATCATGCTCCTCGTTGACACGTGTCGTCCGGGCGTCTGACGCCGCGGTAGGTTTACGTTCGTTCCTCGCCAATCGGGAGGATATGAAGGTCCTGGTAGCCGGCGGAACCGGTTTCATCGGGTCGTACCTCTGTCGCGCGCTCGCCGAGGACGGCCACGAGGTGACCGCGATGTCGCGGTCGCCAGCGGAGATCCCTGAGGGGGTCGACTCCGCCGTCGGCGACGTCACGGCGTACGACTCCATCGCGCCCGCGGTCGAGGGTCACGACGCGGTGGTGAACCTGGTCGCGCTCTCGCCGCTCTTCGAGCCGAAGGGCGGCAACGTGATGCACGACCGGGTCCACCGTGCCGGGACGGAGAACCTCGTCCGGGCGGCCGAGGAGGCGGGTGCCGACCGGTTCCTTCAGATGAGCGCGCTCGGGGCCGACCCCGACGGCGACACCGCCTACATCCGGGCGAAGGGAGAGGCGGAGGAGATCGTCCGGGAGAGCGACCTCGAGTGGACGGTG is part of the Halorubrum aethiopicum genome and encodes:
- the fen gene encoding flap endonuclease-1 translates to MGNADLRDLASIREVAFEELEGSVVAVDAHNWLYRYLTTTVKWTNDAAYTTPDGTEVANLIGVVQGLPKFFEHDLTPVMVFDGEVTEMKADEVADRREKRERAEKRQAAAAERGDAVEAARLSARTQRLTDTIQETTRELFALLDVPVVEAPAEGEAQCAHMAATGSVDHAGSEDYDTLLFGAPTTLRQLTSKGDPELMDLEATLADLELDREGLVDVAMLCGTDFNEGVRGIGPKTAVSAVREHGDLWAVLEARDASIPNAEAVREFLLDPPVSDADFDPAIEPDVEAARAYVVDEWGVDADEVARGFERIRESQVQTGLDRWT